The genomic interval TCAAAGAGCATTTCGCCGATGTGGGTTCCCTTATCTTTCACGCCCACCTGTTAATGCTTACTGATAAAGCATTTACCGGCGAAATGGAACAGCGTATTCTCAATGGTGAAGCTCCTGAGGAAGCGGTCGCTTCGGTGGTGAATAACTATATTCGCCTGTTTGCAGAAGCCGAGGCTGCCTCCGTGCGGGAGAAAGTCCAGGACCTGAAAGACCTGGGGCACCGGCTTCTTCTAAATCTCACCAGGGATGAGGGTGAAACAGAGGACTACAAGGAAACAATTATCCTTACAGAAGAACTGTATCCGTCGGAATTAATCAAGTTCGCCGCCCAGGGGGCTGCTGGAATTGTCCTGCACAAGGCGAGCATAACCTCGCATCTGAGAATCCTTGGACTATCTATAAAAATCCCCATGGTATCAATTGAAGATAAAAAACTCTTCACAATGCAGGACGGGATTCCCCTCGTGATTGATGGTTTTCATGGAACGGTTTTTATAGATCCGGACGATGAAACCAGGGACCGCTTTGTACAGCTTGCAAAAGAGCATGCGGAGCTTGAATCTTCAACAAAGATTGAACCGGAAATACCCTTGAGCGATGGTAGTTCGGTCTCGCTTCTGGCAAATGTGGGCTTACTGGGGGATCTTCAGGTCGCGGCCGGATACGGCATACAAGGGATCGGGTTATACAGAAGCGAATTTCCTTTTTTGATTCGAAATGATTTTCCTTCCGAGGAAGAACAGTACCGAATTTACAGGCGTATTTTCGATACCTTTACAAACGGACCGGTATATATGCGAATTCTCGATATGGGAGGAGACAAGCAGCTCGGCTTCCTTACAGACAAAGCCGAGTCGAACCCTTTTCTGGGGCTCAGGGCAATCCGGTTCACGTTAAAGAATCCCGAGATTCTCTTAACCCAGTTGCGGGCCATACTGCGTGCTGGACTAAATGGTGATCTGTATATTATTGTACCTTTTGTATCGGGGATCGAAGAAATCCAGCAGATTCGCAGAATGATGAATTCCGCCTCTGCAGAGCTGACAGAGCAGGGTATTGAGCACCACACAAGTCCAAAGCTGGGCATAATGGTTGAGCTTCCTTCTACGGGTTTCATACTTGATGAACTGGCTGATGAAGTCGACTTTATGAGCATAGGTACCAATGACCTTGTGCAGTATCTTTTAGGTGTTGATCGTACAAATACCAGTGTTTCCGGGTATTATGAACCTTTTCACCCGGCAGTACTGCGGTTTATTGCAAAGGTTGCCGAGGTTTGTAATGTCAGAAGAATTCCGTTATCGGTGTGTGGAGATTCCGCAGCCGACAAGTTTATGGCAAGTTTCCTGATTGGTCTTGGAATTCGCGTTTTCAGTATCGCTCCTGGTTCTGCCCCGGGCATATATGAATGGATCAAGAACAAAAGAGATGTACATCAGCACAGGGATTTCTGCCGTCATCTGCTGAAATTAGGGAGCTCCCAGGCTATCCGGGAGTATCTTGATTCCTCAAGAGCTTGAAGCAAGCCGTCAATTTTCGCTATAAACAGGAACACAATGAAGCAGGAAGAACAGCACGGAAAAAAGTGGCCATTGCGCAGTTACGTGTTACGGGCTGCACGGATGAGTACTCTCCAGCGGAACTCTTACAATGAACTTTTACCCCTCTACTCGGTTCAATACAGAGAATCCGATGTATCCCTGAAGGAGATTTTCCCTTTTGCTTCACGCTATATGGTTGAAATTGGCTTTGGGATGGGAGAGGCAACGGTCACTCTGGCGAAAAACAATCCGGACACCGGGTACCTTGGTATCGAGGTACACAAGCCCGGAGTGGGGAAGGTCTTGAGCGAAATTGATCATTTGTCACTGAACAATTTACGGATAGTAAATCATGATGCCGTTGAGGTCTTTCAGCATATGATTCCCCCGAACAGTATCAACGGCATTCACATCTTTTTTCCCGATCCCTGGCCGAAAAAGAAACACCATAAGCGCAGACTCATTCAATTACCATTTGTGAATTTAATTGTTCCCAAGCTGGTTGCCGGAGGATATCTCTATATCTGTACTGATTGGGAGGAGTATGCCCAACAGATCCTGGCGGTGTGCAGCAATGCTGACGGTATTGCGAATTCCTGCAACGGTTTTGCTCAGCCCCAGTCGTGGCGGCCGCAAACAAAGTTTGAATCCAAGGGCATAGATA from Marispirochaeta sp. carries:
- the ptsP gene encoding phosphoenolpyruvate--protein phosphotransferase; the encoded protein is MERKAIDLICSVAELTSLFERQKSIEEFLDQTVNLIAQHMGTDLCSIFIVDSQSGLLFLRASTGLNPEAIGNLTLKPGEGITGTALKELRPIILPRAKDSPHFKAVPDLHEEEYEAFLAVPIIHGLRRIGVIVCQQRKVGYFSTRDARALTAIAAQMAAMIENALLLMELHGERLKKKPETAGEIPPFLHGQQTTPGIAIGRSYYLGRSGADSLLSWDSTVQYRQTLEDFRQAVESTKRQIQSLQKQLKEHFADVGSLIFHAHLLMLTDKAFTGEMEQRILNGEAPEEAVASVVNNYIRLFAEAEAASVREKVQDLKDLGHRLLLNLTRDEGETEDYKETIILTEELYPSELIKFAAQGAAGIVLHKASITSHLRILGLSIKIPMVSIEDKKLFTMQDGIPLVIDGFHGTVFIDPDDETRDRFVQLAKEHAELESSTKIEPEIPLSDGSSVSLLANVGLLGDLQVAAGYGIQGIGLYRSEFPFLIRNDFPSEEEQYRIYRRIFDTFTNGPVYMRILDMGGDKQLGFLTDKAESNPFLGLRAIRFTLKNPEILLTQLRAILRAGLNGDLYIIVPFVSGIEEIQQIRRMMNSASAELTEQGIEHHTSPKLGIMVELPSTGFILDELADEVDFMSIGTNDLVQYLLGVDRTNTSVSGYYEPFHPAVLRFIAKVAEVCNVRRIPLSVCGDSAADKFMASFLIGLGIRVFSIAPGSAPGIYEWIKNKRDVHQHRDFCRHLLKLGSSQAIREYLDSSRA
- the trmB gene encoding tRNA (guanosine(46)-N7)-methyltransferase TrmB, yielding MKQEEQHGKKWPLRSYVLRAARMSTLQRNSYNELLPLYSVQYRESDVSLKEIFPFASRYMVEIGFGMGEATVTLAKNNPDTGYLGIEVHKPGVGKVLSEIDHLSLNNLRIVNHDAVEVFQHMIPPNSINGIHIFFPDPWPKKKHHKRRLIQLPFVNLIVPKLVAGGYLYICTDWEEYAQQILAVCSNADGIANSCNGFAQPQSWRPQTKFESKGIDKAHRIREVYFTKTT